TATTTACTTTTTCACCAGCAAGTGTATTAATTTTCTCTTCTACTTCTGAAATACGTCGAGTTAATTCTTCCCCTAGATCTACTAGTGTTTTCCGATCAACTTTGATCCCTTCTGCTTCCATATCTCCTAAAATCAAAGCAAGAGGAAGTTCCAGTTCAGCGTATAGCTCATACTGATTATTTTCACGAAGTTTTGCTTGTATGGCATCTTTTAATTGCCAAACCATATACGTTTTACGAATAACGTGGTCCGCTAAATCAGTCTGAGATGGAATTGCTTTTTTAGCACCTTTTCCATAAACTTGATCTTCACTGTTGATATTTCGATACTGGAACTCTTGCGCAAGACTTTGTAAATCAGCTGATGAGATTCCTGGATTCGCAATATAGGATGCTAAAATAAAATCGAATGTGATACCCTTCACATCGATTCCCAATCGGTGGAGAGCTGCAATCGTTGCTTTTGAGTCTACTGCTAATTTTTTGGTATCACTTGATTCTAACCATTCTTTTAAATCTGGTGAGGAGGAGAGTATGTCAGGAGTAATAAAATACGACTGTCTCTCTCCGGTCAATCCAAATCCCAGAATTTCGGCGCTGTGATAGTGTTCATCATACATTTCAATGTGTATTGCCATTTCTTTTTCAAGTAAATCTTTCGTCAAGCTTGAAACAATCTCGTACGAAATTTCTTCAATTGGTTGTGATTCTTGAACATACTCGCTTTTTTCTAATAAGGAATTGAACGATAACTCTTTCCAAATGTCGATGACATCGTCTTCATTTGCCCCACTATATTGCAAGTCTTCCATGTTGATCTCAATTGGCGCATTTGTTTCAATCGTTGCAAGTTGTTTGCTCATGATTGCCTGCTCTTTATTTTCGGTTAAGCGTTCTTTTAATTTAGCACCACTTATGCTGTCGATATTTTCTAACACATTTTCCACAGATTGATACTCAACAAGCAATTTAATAGCTGTTTTTTCTCCAACTCCTGGCACACCAGGAATATTATCAGAAGAATCCCCCATCAAGCCTTTCATATCAATAATCTGTTGCGGTGTAAGTCCATACTTTTCTTTTACATGTTCAGGTGTATACACTTCTAAATCGGTAAGCCCTTTTTTCGTAATGTATACACTAGTCGTGTTAGATGCGAGTTGAGTTAAATCTTTATCGCCGCTGACTATAATCACGGTATCTCCTTGTTGTTCTGATTGCTTGCTAAACGTACCAATGATATCATCTGCTTCATAATTTGGTAATTCGTATTCTCTAATCCCGTATGCTTTCAAAAGCTTTCGAATGTAAGGAAATTGCTCGGATAACTCAGGAGGTGTCTTTTGTCGTCCACCTTTATATTCCTGAAACGTTTCATGGCGAAATGTAGTTTTCCCCGCATCAAAAGCTACCAAAAGATGCGTTGGTTTTTCGTCTTCCAGGATTTTTTGCAGCATGAGCGTAAATCCATATACCGCATTAGTATGTATTCCTTTATCGTTCGTCAGTAAAGGTAACGCAAAAAATGCTCGGTACGCTAAACTATTTCCATCTAATAAGACTAGTTTATTTTTTGTCATTCCCAGTCCACTCCTTACTTCGGTAAAAACACCGTGAATTTTGTTCCTATTCCAGGCTCACTTTCCACTTGGATCGTCCCTTTATGCGCTTCTATTAAATGCTTTACAATAGCCAAGCCTAGGCCAGTGCCACCTGAGTTTCTACTTCTTGCCCGATCCACTCGGTAAAATCGTTCAAATATTCGGTTGAGTTCTTCTGAAGCAATTCCAATTCCTTCGTCCTCAATAGAAAACAGGACTTCTTTCTCTCGATTTTCAATGGCGATCTTGATCGTCGTACCATCTTGGGAGTATGTGACGGCATTCGATAGTAAGTTTACCACGACTTGCATTAGACGATACCGATCGGCCGATAAGAAAACATCCTCATTCGAAAGATACACAATGGAACAATTTTTCTCTTCTACTCGAGGTGATAAAATTTCCACTGCTTCTAAGATAATCTCTTTTAAATTCACATTCACTTTTGTTAAATTAAAATCCTGTTGTTCTGCTTTTGATAGTTCTAATAAATCATTGATAAGTAATTGTAATCGATTGCTCTCTTTGAAAATAATTTCGAGAAAATTTAATAAAGCTTTTTCATCTTGGTATGCACCATCTAAAAGTGTTTCAGAAAATCCTTTTATTGCAGTAATTGGTGTGCGTAGTTCGTGTGAGACATTCGCCACGAAGTCTTTACGTATTTGTTCCAATTTCATCAACTCTGTTATATCGTGAGCGACAATGACAATCCCCAACCATCTCCCATGTTCCCCTATTACAGGAGATCCAAAGACATCTATACGATTTTGTAAACCAGAATATTGAATCGTCATTTGCTGTCTTTTTGAGTTTTCCGTGAGAAAAACTAATTCAATAAACGATAAGATTTCTTTTGGTAAATGTAGCTCCTGCAAATATTTAGGAGACTTCCCTGAATGTACACGGAAAAGCTGTTGGAAATGTTTATTCATTATGGATATTCTTCCATCACGATCAATCATTAATAGTGCGCTATCCATTGTCTCAATCAACGTGTTTAATCGTTCTTTTTCAAGAAGACGTCTGTCCGATATTTCTTGTAAATTTCGCGCAAGAACGTTCATCGATTTACTTAACGATTCAGTAGCAGAATTAGGCAATTCGAAAACACGTGCTCGATAATTGCCTTTTGCTAGTTCAATTGCGGTAGAGGATATGTGATCGAGATGATCAAAATAATTACGTGCAAACCGATTCACAATGAAGAGGAAAATAACAAGTAACACGATGAGGAGTGATACTACATAAAATACAATCCCGATTTTTTCTGTCCCTATGCGTAAAGATGTAGGAGAAGAATTCCCAGATAAAACGGGAAAAAGCTGACTTATTACAATTCCTAAGCCAGCTAGAACAACAATAATGCATGTATTAAACGCAATCATCCAATTTCTGTGCAATGATTTCATTGGTTTTTCGGCTCCTCAAACTTGTATCCCATTCCTCGAACCGTTTTAATATAACTAGGTTTTTTCGTATCTTCTTCTATTTTTTCACGTAAATGGCTTACGTGAACATCCACAATTCGTGTGTCTCCTGCAAATTCATAATTCCAAACAGCACTTAATAATTGGTCACGTGTTAGCACTCTGTTTTTATTCTCCACTAGATACACGAGGAGTTCAAATTCCTTCGAAGTAAAATCTATCTTTTCGCCATTTAAAAGTACCTCATAACGGTTTGGATATAACACTAATTTTCCAAAGTCTAATTTTCGATCTTCAGAAGAGAGATCTTTCTCATTCAAATATCCTGTACTACGACGTAACACAGCCTTTACTCGAGCAGAGACTTCACGAGGACTAAATGGTTTTGTCATGTAATCATCGGCACCTAATTCTAGTCCAAGTATTTTGTCAAGTTCATCTTCTTTGGCAGTTAACATAATAATAGATATTGGAAGTTTTTTCTGACGAACTGCTTTACATACTTCCATTCCATCTAACAGTGGTAACATAATATCTAATACCATTAAATCTGGACGTTCCATTTCTGCAAGTGTAAGTGCCTCTTGGCCGTTACTGGCTGTTATGACTTCGTAACCAGCTTGCGTGAGATTGTACTCTATGAGCGTGACAATAGAAGGTTCGTCATCGACAACTAATATTTTTTTCGACATTTTCTTCCCCCATTGGTCTAATTAGAAATTTTCCATCGCATGAGAAGTCAGCTTGTTTTCAATTAACGGAGGAGAACACCAAACGTCCCCTTCTATCACAACGTCTCCTTGCTGATCATGCGCGATGATGGAAACATTTACTTTATTCGATGATGGTTGTACGTCAGTTACAGTTAGTAAAAATTCAATTGTTTCATAATGATATACTGCTTTTGGGAAACGTAAATGCTGCTCTAATATATGAGAACCCGGACCGGGTAAGTATTTTGAAATGGCCGATGTAACAATGCCGGTTAACATAATAGTTGGAACAATAGGTTTTTCATAAGAAGTTTGAGAAGCAAAATCGTGCTGAATGTATAAAGGATTCCCATCATTCGTTAAACCTAAATATAACAATAAGTCTTTATCTTCGATTTTTTCGGTTAGTTTCAACTTTTCTCCAACGGAAATTTCGTCTATTTTTCTGCCTAATTTTCTTTTTTTCCCCAATAACATAGTCATTCTCCTCTCCCATCTTCACTTGCTTTAATAGTACCAATAAGCACAAAAAAAATCGAGCAGGTTCCCACCTACTCGACGTGATTAGTTACGTAGACTATTCATAACAGAACGAACTGATTCTGCCGATTTAGAAAACGCGCTTTTTTCTTCATCTGACAACTCTAATTCGATGATTTGCTCAATTCCCTTTGCACCTAATACCGTTGGAACTCCGATATAAATCCCATCAAACCCATATTCCCCTTCTAAATAAGCAATGGAAGGAAGGACACGTTTTTGATCGTTTAAAATCGCTTCCGCCATTTCAACTAAAGCAGCTGCCGGAGCATAATAAGCGGAACCATTTCCAAGTAAATTGACAATCTCTGCGCCACCTTTTCTGGTTCGCTCTACAATTGCCTCAATTTCAGATGGACTTAGTAATGTATCAATCGGAATTCCACCAGCGTAAGAATAGCGGATTAACGGAACCATATCATCTCCGTGTCCACCTAAAACGAAACCAGTTATATCTTGAGGAGCTAGTGAAAGTGCTTCTGCAACAAATGTACGGAAACGAGCTGTATCAAGTACACCAGATTGACCAATGACGCGTTCCTTTGGAAAACCAGATGCTTGAAAAACGGTATAGGTCATTGCATCAACTGGATTAGTCAAAACAAGTAGAATCGCATTTGGTGAGAACTTTACAATTTCTTTTGTGACTGATTGCATAACTTGTTGATTTGTTTGAACTAAATCATCTCGACTCATTCCAGGCTTTCTTGCAATTCCAGCAGTAATAATGACAATATCAGAATCTCGCGTATCCTCATAACTCGAAGTACCCTTAACAGACGTATTGAAGCCTAAAATAGGACCAGATTCCAGAATATCCAGCGCTTTTCCTTTCGTAGGATTTTCATTTTGAGGAATATCGACTAATACGACATTTCCTAGCTCTTTCTGAGCAAATAGAAAAGCAGCTGTTGCACCTGTGAAACCTGATCCAATGACAGAAATCTTTTTACGTTCGTTTGTCACGTTACCCTCTCCTAAATAGATAAGTTGAACCCCGCCGAACCTAAAAAGTTGGCGGGGTAAATGTAACTGATTACATGAAGGCTATTATAGATTTTTGATTAATTCGTCTGCAAACTCAGAACATTTCACTTCTTTAGCACCGTCCATTAAACGAGCAAAGTCATATGTTACGACTTTAGATGCAATTGTTTTTTCCATAGAATCCATGATTAATTTAGCTGCTTCCGTCCATCCAAGGTGTTCTAACATTAAAACTCCAGAAAGGATAACAGAAGAAGGATTTACTTTATCTAATCCAGCATATTTTGGTGCAGTACCATGAGTTGCTTCAAAGATTGCGTGACCTGTTACATAGTTAATATTAGCACCAGGAGCAATTCCAATCCCACCAACTTGTGCAGCTAGTGCATCCGAAATGTAATCTCCATTTAAATTCATTGTAGCAACAACATCAAACTCGCTTGGACGAGTTAAAATTTGTTGTAAGAAGATATCTGCAATAGAATCTTTTACTAAAATTTTACCAGAAGCTAATGCATCTGCTTGAGCTTTGTCTGCTGCTTCTGCACCTTTTTCTTCTTTAATTTGATCATATTGGTTCCAAGTGAACGTTTTATCACCAAATTCTTGCTCTGCAACTTCATAACCCCAAGTTTTAAAAGCACCTTCAGTAAACTTCATAATATTCCCTTTGTGTACTAACGTTAATGATTCACGGCCTTCTTTAATCACATAGTTTAAAGCAGCACGAACTAAACGTTTTGTTCCTTCTTCAGAAACTGGTTTAATACCGATACCTGAAGTTTCAGGGAAACGAATTTTGTTTACTCCCATTTGAGTTTGTAAAAATTCGATGACTTTTTTCACTTCATCTGAACCTTTTGCATACTCGATACCAGCATAGATATCTTCCGTATTTTCACGGAAAATAACCATATCTGTATCTTCTGGACGTTTCACAGGTGATGGGACACCTTCAAAGTAACGTACAGGACGTAAACATGTATACAAGTCTAATTCTTGACGTAGTGCAACGTTAAGAGAACGAATTCCCCCACCCACTGGTGTTGTAAGAGGTCCCTTAATTGCAATTAAATACTCACGAATCACTTCTAAAGTTTCTTCTGGTAACCATTCGCCAGTTTTGTCGAATGCTTTTTGTCCAGCTAAAACTTCTTTCCATACAATTGATTTTTCACCATTGTATGCTTTTTCAACAGATGCTTCTAATACACGAGAAGCTGCAGCCCAAATATCTGGACCCGTTCCGTCTCCTTCAATATAAGGAATAATTGCATTATTTGGCACGTTTAATACGCCATTCTCAACTGAAATTTTACCGCCGTTTGTCATATAAATTTCCTCCTAAATACTCGTTCTTTCTTTCAAAAGAAATCAGTTATTTTACAGCTTATCGTTCATTCACGGGAACATATTTTTGCATTCCAGGTCCGATATATTCCGCACGTGGACGGATTAAACGGTTGTTTGCATATTGTTCTAAAATATGAGCTAACCAGCCCGATACGCGAGAAACTGCAAATATTGGTGTGAATAAATCATGATCAATATTTAATGAATGGTACACAGAAGCAGAATAGAAATCTACATTTGGTGGTAAATTCTTTTGTCCTGTTACGATATCTTCAATTTTAATTGACATCTCATACCATTTTTCTTCTCCACGAAGTGCTGTTAATTTTTTTGACATTTCACGTAAATGCTTAGCACGTGGATCACCTTTACGATATACGCGGTGACCGAAGCCCATAATTTTTTCTTTGTTGTTTAATTTTTCTTGGATGACAGAATCAACGCGATCGACAGAGCCGATTTCCATTAACATTTTCATTACTTGTTCGTTAGCTCCACCATGTAACGGTCCTTTAAGAGCGCCAATCGCAGCTACAACGCCGGAGTAAACATCAGATAAAGTAGCTACACAAACACGAGCAGTAAATGTCGAAGCATTTAACTCATGGTCTGCATGTAATACTAGAGCTTTATTGAATGCTTCCACAGCGATGTCTTCTGGCATTTCTCCCGTTAACATATAAAGGAAGTTCGCTGCATAGCTTAAATCCGATTTCGGTTGAATTGGCTCTAAGCCTTTACGAACTCGTGCAAAAGCGGTAACAAGTGTAGACATTTTTGCTTGAAGCTGAATTGCTTTTAAGTAATTCGCTTCGTCAGACATGTCTTCTGCTTTCTCGTCATATAATCCAAGCATAGACACCGCAGTGCGAAGTGCTGTCATTGGGTGCACTTTCTCGATTGGATACGTTTTAAAATGAGCTAATACCTCTTCTGGTACAGACATATTATCTGCTAATTGTTGTTTTAATTCTGCAAGTTCGTCTGCTTTTGGAAGACGTTGGTGCCATAGTAAATATACTACCTCTTCAAAACTTGCATGATCTGCTAAATCATCAATATCATACCCTACGTATGTAAGAGTGTCGTCAATAATCGAGCTTATCGCTGATTGAGTAGCGACAATACCCTCAAGACCTTTTGCTGATGACATTTGTATCGCTCCTTTTCTAATATTAGCCATTCCTCTACATAAAAAAATGCAGACGGAAGGCTCATCTGCTTTTATGAACCGAATATGAAATCACTTACATAGCCATTATAATCAATTTTGACTTCTTTGTGAATGAAAACGATTATTTTTAACTAATTTGCTGAAGGATGTCGTATTTGTTTCAAAAAATAGAGTGGAAAAAAATGATTCTTATCCTGCTAATTATCGGTATAGCATTTCATGCTATGCCTTTAACTGCAGGAATTATCGTAGCATACTTTTTATCTCCAATAAGCCTTTTTTTAACGAACAGGCTAAAAATACCCCGAATTTTTTCCACATTACTGACGCTGTTTCTTTTTTGTCTTATTGCAGCTGCATCGGCGAGCATTTTTTTAACACTTACATGGTTGCAAATTAAGGACACCATTTATCTATTACAACAAGGTACTTTGCTAGACTCTCCTACCTCTAACCAAATTCTTTCTGCTCTAGATCGACAACTCATTCTTTACATGGAAAAAATCCAAACAACTATTCCATCTATTTTATCTGAAATTCCCACTAAATTTTTCGAATTCGTTTTATTTTGTTTTGCTTTGTTTTTTTCGCTATATGAATCTTTCCGTAATCGTTACTGGATATTTGATTTCTTTCCACGAAAAATAAAAAAAGAAGCACTTTTCTTCTTTCAGAAAAGCACATCCTTACTTACTATTTTTGTAAAAATTGAAACTCAACTCTTACTAGTTACTTTTGTCGTTTTATCGACAGGCTTCCTGATCATCGGTTTCCATTCACCCTTACAAGCTTCGAGTCTAATAACGCTTGCAGATTTAATCCCCTTTATAGGGACAGGCATGATTCTTTTCCCCATGATTGTTTATTTCATTCTGATCGACAGTAAGATGATTGCAATCTA
The Paenisporosarcina cavernae genome window above contains:
- the icd gene encoding NADP-dependent isocitrate dehydrogenase; amino-acid sequence: MTNGGKISVENGVLNVPNNAIIPYIEGDGTGPDIWAAASRVLEASVEKAYNGEKSIVWKEVLAGQKAFDKTGEWLPEETLEVIREYLIAIKGPLTTPVGGGIRSLNVALRQELDLYTCLRPVRYFEGVPSPVKRPEDTDMVIFRENTEDIYAGIEYAKGSDEVKKVIEFLQTQMGVNKIRFPETSGIGIKPVSEEGTKRLVRAALNYVIKEGRESLTLVHKGNIMKFTEGAFKTWGYEVAEQEFGDKTFTWNQYDQIKEEKGAEAADKAQADALASGKILVKDSIADIFLQQILTRPSEFDVVATMNLNGDYISDALAAQVGGIGIAPGANINYVTGHAIFEATHGTAPKYAGLDKVNPSSVILSGVLMLEHLGWTEAAKLIMDSMEKTIASKVVTYDFARLMDGAKEVKCSEFADELIKNL
- the polA gene encoding DNA polymerase I; amino-acid sequence: MTKNKLVLLDGNSLAYRAFFALPLLTNDKGIHTNAVYGFTLMLQKILEDEKPTHLLVAFDAGKTTFRHETFQEYKGGRQKTPPELSEQFPYIRKLLKAYGIREYELPNYEADDIIGTFSKQSEQQGDTVIIVSGDKDLTQLASNTTSVYITKKGLTDLEVYTPEHVKEKYGLTPQQIIDMKGLMGDSSDNIPGVPGVGEKTAIKLLVEYQSVENVLENIDSISGAKLKERLTENKEQAIMSKQLATIETNAPIEINMEDLQYSGANEDDVIDIWKELSFNSLLEKSEYVQESQPIEEISYEIVSSLTKDLLEKEMAIHIEMYDEHYHSAEILGFGLTGERQSYFITPDILSSSPDLKEWLESSDTKKLAVDSKATIAALHRLGIDVKGITFDFILASYIANPGISSADLQSLAQEFQYRNINSEDQVYGKGAKKAIPSQTDLADHVIRKTYMVWQLKDAIQAKLRENNQYELYAELELPLALILGDMEAEGIKVDRKTLVDLGEELTRRISEVEEKINTLAGEKVNSNSPKQLGVLLFEKLGLPVLKKTKTGYSTAADVLEKLEGQHEIIAPILLYRQLVKLNSTYIEGLLKEIGTDEKIHTRYQQALTQTGRLSSIQPNLQNIPIRLEEGRKIRKAFIPSQKDWVLFAADYSQIELRVLAHMSGDASLIEAFQQDMDVHTKTAMDVFHVSQEDVTSEMRRAAKAVNFGIVYGISDYGLSQNLSITRKEAAEFIERYLETFPGVKQYMHDIVQDAKQKGYVQTIMNRRRYLPDITSSNFNLRNFAERTAMNTPIQGSAADIIKKAMIDMDHRLKAENLQAKMLLQVHDELILEAPKEELELLQKLVPEVMEHAVKLNVPLKVDAAFGNTWYETK
- the citZ gene encoding citrate synthase, producing the protein MSSAKGLEGIVATQSAISSIIDDTLTYVGYDIDDLADHASFEEVVYLLWHQRLPKADELAELKQQLADNMSVPEEVLAHFKTYPIEKVHPMTALRTAVSMLGLYDEKAEDMSDEANYLKAIQLQAKMSTLVTAFARVRKGLEPIQPKSDLSYAANFLYMLTGEMPEDIAVEAFNKALVLHADHELNASTFTARVCVATLSDVYSGVVAAIGALKGPLHGGANEQVMKMLMEIGSVDRVDSVIQEKLNNKEKIMGFGHRVYRKGDPRAKHLREMSKKLTALRGEEKWYEMSIKIEDIVTGQKNLPPNVDFYSASVYHSLNIDHDLFTPIFAVSRVSGWLAHILEQYANNRLIRPRAEYIGPGMQKYVPVNER
- a CDS encoding MaoC/PaaZ C-terminal domain-containing protein encodes the protein MLLGKKRKLGRKIDEISVGEKLKLTEKIEDKDLLLYLGLTNDGNPLYIQHDFASQTSYEKPIVPTIMLTGIVTSAISKYLPGPGSHILEQHLRFPKAVYHYETIEFLLTVTDVQPSSNKVNVSIIAHDQQGDVVIEGDVWCSPPLIENKLTSHAMENF
- a CDS encoding AI-2E family transporter, which encodes MFQKIEWKKMILILLIIGIAFHAMPLTAGIIVAYFLSPISLFLTNRLKIPRIFSTLLTLFLFCLIAAASASIFLTLTWLQIKDTIYLLQQGTLLDSPTSNQILSALDRQLILYMEKIQTTIPSILSEIPTKFFEFVLFCFALFFSLYESFRNRYWIFDFFPRKIKKEALFFFQKSTSLLTIFVKIETQLLLVTFVVLSTGFLIIGFHSPLQASSLITLADLIPFIGTGMILFPMIVYFILIDSKMIAIYLTCLYCILIIIRQLLENYLWANSVHTRPIITFFIGAASIIFFGIYGLILSPIFLATYYHFTSNNER
- the pnpS gene encoding two-component system histidine kinase PnpS — protein: MKSLHRNWMIAFNTCIIVVLAGLGIVISQLFPVLSGNSSPTSLRIGTEKIGIVFYVVSLLIVLLVIFLFIVNRFARNYFDHLDHISSTAIELAKGNYRARVFELPNSATESLSKSMNVLARNLQEISDRRLLEKERLNTLIETMDSALLMIDRDGRISIMNKHFQQLFRVHSGKSPKYLQELHLPKEILSFIELVFLTENSKRQQMTIQYSGLQNRIDVFGSPVIGEHGRWLGIVIVAHDITELMKLEQIRKDFVANVSHELRTPITAIKGFSETLLDGAYQDEKALLNFLEIIFKESNRLQLLINDLLELSKAEQQDFNLTKVNVNLKEIILEAVEILSPRVEEKNCSIVYLSNEDVFLSADRYRLMQVVVNLLSNAVTYSQDGTTIKIAIENREKEVLFSIEDEGIGIASEELNRIFERFYRVDRARSRNSGGTGLGLAIVKHLIEAHKGTIQVESEPGIGTKFTVFLPK
- a CDS encoding response regulator transcription factor, which translates into the protein MSKKILVVDDEPSIVTLIEYNLTQAGYEVITASNGQEALTLAEMERPDLMVLDIMLPLLDGMEVCKAVRQKKLPISIIMLTAKEDELDKILGLELGADDYMTKPFSPREVSARVKAVLRRSTGYLNEKDLSSEDRKLDFGKLVLYPNRYEVLLNGEKIDFTSKEFELLVYLVENKNRVLTRDQLLSAVWNYEFAGDTRIVDVHVSHLREKIEEDTKKPSYIKTVRGMGYKFEEPKNQ
- the mdh gene encoding malate dehydrogenase, giving the protein MTNERKKISVIGSGFTGATAAFLFAQKELGNVVLVDIPQNENPTKGKALDILESGPILGFNTSVKGTSSYEDTRDSDIVIITAGIARKPGMSRDDLVQTNQQVMQSVTKEIVKFSPNAILLVLTNPVDAMTYTVFQASGFPKERVIGQSGVLDTARFRTFVAEALSLAPQDITGFVLGGHGDDMVPLIRYSYAGGIPIDTLLSPSEIEAIVERTRKGGAEIVNLLGNGSAYYAPAAALVEMAEAILNDQKRVLPSIAYLEGEYGFDGIYIGVPTVLGAKGIEQIIELELSDEEKSAFSKSAESVRSVMNSLRN